CGTTCTCGTCGGAGACCCGGCCGCACCGGCCGACCCGGCCCTACAGCGAGGAACTCAAGCTGGCGCCGTTCGACCGGGACCGCTTCACCGACCGGCTCTCCGGGCTACGGGTCGAGGGCAACACCGCGCTGTACGCGACGGTCCGGGCGGCGCACCGCCACCTGACGCAACGCTACGACCCGAACCGGATCAACGCGGTGGTGATCCTCACCGACGGCAAGAACGAGTACCCGAAGGACCAGGATCTCGACCGGCTGCTCGCCGACATCGCGCTGGACCCGCAGCGCCCGGTCAAGGTCTTCTGCATCGCCTTCGACCAGCAGTCCGACTTCGCCAGTCTGGACCGGATCGCCAAGGCGTCAGCCGGCAAGGCCTTCGACGCCACCGACCCCACCACCATCGACGACGCCTTCGTCAAACTCGTCAGCAGCTTCTGACCGGGCCCGCTACCCCACCCCGCCCGCACTGTTTCGGGCAAACAGCGGCCTTCCTCCACCCGGACCGCACTGTTTCCCGGAAGCAGCGACCTTCTTCCACCCGGACCGCACTCGCCGACCGGCGGGTCACTCGCCGACGCGGCGCAGCAGTCCTTCCTGGACGGCGGTGGCGATGTGCCGGCCGGTGGCGGTGAACATCCGGCCGGTGGCCAGGCCCCGCGCCCCGGAGGCCGACGGGCTGGCGCTGTCGTAGAGGAACCAGTCGTCGGCCCGGAAGGACCGGTGGAACCAGAGCGCGTGGTCGAGGCTGGCGCCGACCACGCCACCGGGCCCCCACACCTCGCCGTGCACCGACAGCACCGAGTCCAGCAGGGTCAGGTCGGAGGCGTAGGTAAGCAGGCAGGCGTGCAGCAGCGGGTCGTCGGGCAGCTTGCCGTCGACGCGCATCCAGACCCGCTGGTGCGGCTCGGCGGGCCGGTCACCGGGGCGTACCCAGCCGGGCTCGCCGACGTAGCGCACGTCGATCGGGCGGGGGATCTGCCCCCAGATGCCGAGCCGCTCCGGGTAGCGGGAGAGCCGCTCGGCCATGGTCGGGACCTCGTCCGGCCCCGGCACGTCCGGCGGGGTGGGGGCCTGGTGGTCCAGACCCTCCTCGGCACGTTGGAACGACGCCGACATGAAGAAGATCGGCTTGTCGTGTTGCA
Above is a window of Micromonospora yangpuensis DNA encoding:
- a CDS encoding acyl-CoA thioesterase codes for the protein MTGGGVAVGQAAVDQLLELLDLAAVGRMAFRGVSPPVGPLRVYGGQVAGQALVAAGRTVEAERSVHSLHGYFVRPGDPAEPIDYQVENVRDGRSFSVRRSVALQHDKPIFFMSASFQRAEEGLDHQAPTPPDVPGPDEVPTMAERLSRYPERLGIWGQIPRPIDVRYVGEPGWVRPGDRPAEPHQRVWMRVDGKLPDDPLLHACLLTYASDLTLLDSVLSVHGEVWGPGGVVGASLDHALWFHRSFRADDWFLYDSASPSASGARGLATGRMFTATGRHIATAVQEGLLRRVGE